The bacterium genome includes a region encoding these proteins:
- a CDS encoding DUF502 domain-containing protein: MNKLLAKLRANFMAGILVILPILVTYEIVKFIIVKVKVLHFANVVTPEWIEHPIYFRYITIGIAVLVILAAIFIILTVIGMLARNVIGKRLILFGESVLARIPMVNKIYRAVQQISHAFVGKVIFTRVVLLQYPRKGIYSMGFVTSDTKGEIGSKISKDSINVFLPTTPNPTSGYLLFVPEKDTIPLSMSVEDAMKLVISGGAVTPNYNK, translated from the coding sequence ATGAATAAATTGCTTGCTAAACTAAGAGCGAATTTTATGGCAGGTATTTTAGTTATACTGCCCATTCTTGTAACCTATGAAATTGTCAAATTCATAATTGTAAAAGTAAAAGTGCTGCATTTTGCAAATGTTGTTACGCCTGAATGGATAGAGCATCCTATATATTTCAGATATATCACAATAGGGATAGCAGTGCTGGTAATACTGGCAGCAATCTTCATAATACTGACCGTTATCGGGATGCTTGCGAGGAATGTTATTGGAAAACGCTTAATCCTTTTTGGAGAGAGCGTTTTAGCAAGAATTCCAATGGTAAATAAGATATACAGAGCAGTTCAACAAATTAGTCATGCTTTTGTAGGCAAAGTAATTTTTACTCGTGTTGTTCTATTACAATACCCACGTAAAGGGATTTATTCTATGGGATTTGTGACTTCTGATACAAAAGGTGAAATAGGTTCTAAAATTTCCAAGGATTCAATTAACGTATTTCTGCCTACGACACCAAATCCAACCTCAGGATATTTATTGTTTGTACCTGAGAAGGATACAATTCCACTCTCTATGAGCGTTGAAGATGCCATGAAATTAGTGATTTCAGGTGGTGCAGTTACACCAAATTATAACAAATAA
- the lptB gene encoding LPS export ABC transporter ATP-binding protein: MQILQTKNLIKDYSHKRVVNNLSIQICSGEIVGLLGPNGAGKTTTFYMIAGLIKPDGGKILLNDEDITSCPMSERARKGLGYLSQEPSIFRKLTVRDNIFAILETLPLTKEEREKRLLELLNELNITHLKNRKAYTLSGGEKRRVEISRALVTRPSILLLDEPFTGIDPIAVVDIQGILKDLKKKGYGVLITDHSVRETLEITDHAYIIHDGQILTAGTPKKILSHKGARKSYFGEDFSL; encoded by the coding sequence ATGCAGATATTACAGACAAAAAATCTCATTAAAGATTATTCCCACAAGAGAGTAGTAAATAATCTAAGTATTCAGATTTGCAGTGGGGAAATTGTTGGATTACTTGGACCAAATGGTGCAGGAAAAACAACTACTTTTTACATGATTGCTGGTCTTATAAAACCAGATGGAGGTAAAATTCTTCTTAATGATGAAGACATAACATCCTGTCCTATGTCAGAGCGCGCAAGAAAAGGGCTAGGATACCTATCTCAGGAGCCTTCTATCTTCAGAAAACTCACTGTTAGAGATAATATTTTTGCAATATTAGAAACACTTCCTTTAACAAAAGAGGAACGTGAGAAAAGGTTACTTGAACTGCTTAATGAGCTTAATATTACTCATCTCAAAAATCGCAAGGCTTATACACTCTCAGGAGGAGAAAAAAGAAGAGTAGAAATATCAAGAGCCTTAGTAACCCGGCCATCTATTCTCTTGCTTGACGAACCCTTTACTGGAATAGATCCAATAGCTGTAGTTGATATACAGGGTATTCTCAAGGATCTAAAGAAAAAGGGCTATGGTGTGCTTATTACAGATCATAGTGTCAGAGAAACATTAGAGATTACGGACCATGCTTACATCATTCACGATGGTCAAATCCTCACCGCAGGAACTCCTAAAAAAATATTATCACACAAAGGAGCCCGCAAATCATACTTTGGGGAAGATTTTTCACTCTAA
- a CDS encoding FAD-dependent oxidoreductase, whose amino-acid sequence MKSKIKNYDVLVIGGGAAGIAAAIAAAKNNARTLLVESRGAIGGDTISGLPILGCCNSLGEWIVGGVLRELLDACKRMSGYIGCICDWRTLWGVCVNPDIFRLVIAETLEKYRVDVLLHTIVDNIAIDNGRIQECFVVDRSGKRRCIRAKVIIEATGDGNIAAMANAKSEAGSDTKNFQPISLIFRMSNINFKPLLEFVRDNPEEILLAENPVFKKTPAECAQKVYESGYPYLALSARGTLLGDAIRRGLMYPCSAIFMSPTSMGKKEIVLNTTRVSGIDARNIETLSNSLFTLSRQISTAIEFLKIHIPGFRNSELSGIAHSISIRETRRIIGEYVLKTEDVISGKKVKNGIAKGAHHVDIHGSGTDQTRIPVKNGHSYDIPYNCLIPKNIANMFVAGRCLSSTREANGSVRVMGTCMATGEAAGTAAALYSFQNHTNVRELSVEALRKKLTSQGAILKGTH is encoded by the coding sequence ATGAAATCAAAAATAAAGAATTATGATGTCTTGGTCATAGGTGGTGGTGCTGCAGGAATAGCTGCTGCCATTGCTGCAGCTAAGAATAATGCGAGAACATTGCTTGTCGAATCCAGAGGTGCTATTGGCGGTGATACGATAAGTGGTCTGCCGATCTTAGGATGTTGCAATTCCCTGGGTGAATGGATTGTTGGTGGTGTTCTTCGTGAATTGCTAGATGCATGTAAAAGAATGAGTGGATACATAGGTTGTATTTGCGACTGGCGTACCTTATGGGGTGTCTGTGTAAATCCTGACATTTTTCGGCTTGTAATTGCTGAAACACTCGAAAAATACAGGGTTGATGTCCTGTTACATACAATTGTTGATAATATAGCGATTGACAATGGGCGGATTCAGGAATGTTTTGTTGTGGACAGAAGCGGCAAGAGAAGATGCATCAGGGCAAAAGTGATTATTGAGGCGACCGGAGATGGTAATATTGCAGCGATGGCTAATGCCAAATCTGAAGCTGGAAGCGACACTAAGAATTTTCAGCCAATAAGCTTAATTTTCCGCATGAGTAATATAAACTTCAAACCACTACTAGAGTTTGTCAGAGATAATCCTGAAGAAATATTACTGGCTGAGAATCCTGTTTTCAAAAAGACTCCTGCTGAATGCGCACAGAAAGTGTATGAATCTGGATATCCGTATCTTGCACTTTCAGCAAGAGGAACACTGCTTGGGGATGCAATCAGGAGAGGACTCATGTATCCTTGTAGTGCAATATTCATGAGTCCAACTTCCATGGGAAAAAAAGAAATAGTACTTAATACCACACGTGTTTCTGGTATTGATGCCAGAAATATTGAAACCCTGTCAAATTCTCTCTTTACACTTTCCCGTCAAATATCAACGGCTATAGAGTTTCTCAAAATTCATATTCCAGGTTTCAGGAACTCCGAACTGTCTGGAATAGCCCATAGCATCAGTATAAGAGAGACCCGTAGGATTATCGGAGAATATGTTTTAAAGACGGAAGACGTTATTTCAGGGAAGAAAGTCAAAAATGGGATAGCAAAAGGGGCTCATCATGTCGATATTCACGGAAGCGGGACAGACCAGACACGAATTCCAGTAAAAAATGGACATTCATATGATATTCCTTATAACTGTCTCATCCCCAAAAACATTGCAAATATGTTTGTTGCAGGCAGGTGTCTTTCTTCAACGCGTGAAGCCAATGGGTCTGTGAGAGTGATGGGAACATGCATGGCTACCGGCGAGGCTGCTGGCACAGCCGCTGCTTTATACTCATTTCAAAATCACACTAATGTTCGGGAATTATCAGTAGAAGCGTTAAGAAAAAAACTAACATCGCAGGGAGCAATTCTTAAAGGGACTCATTAG
- the lptC gene encoding LPS export ABC transporter periplasmic protein LptC — protein sequence MFSVGAGLKPALSEEKIQEFSLTKTDEVKKRWNLEAESADLSGDPIIKLYDVKLSIFEEQKVTIHLTGEQGDINKKTEDIHLEKNIIGRRVDGTQIKTEYIDWMAKTETFNTEAKVFITRKNIRLTGHGLRADPGFKTMYIKKFPVMEISREDTSEN from the coding sequence ATGTTTAGTGTAGGGGCAGGTTTGAAACCTGCCCTTTCAGAAGAAAAAATACAGGAGTTCTCACTTACTAAAACTGATGAAGTTAAGAAAAGGTGGAATTTAGAAGCAGAAAGTGCTGATCTATCTGGGGATCCCATAATAAAGCTATATGATGTTAAATTATCTATTTTTGAAGAACAAAAAGTAACAATTCACTTAACAGGAGAACAAGGAGATATCAATAAAAAAACTGAAGACATCCATCTTGAAAAAAATATTATTGGCAGAAGAGTGGATGGTACGCAAATAAAAACAGAATATATTGACTGGATGGCAAAAACAGAGACTTTTAATACAGAGGCTAAAGTTTTTATAACACGCAAAAACATAAGACTTACCGGGCATGGTTTAAGAGCAGATCCAGGATTTAAAACTATGTATATTAAGAAATTTCCTGTAATGGAAATAAGTAGGGAAGATACAAGTGAAAATTAA